Within Candidatus Cloacimonadaceae bacterium, the genomic segment CACCAAAAGGCGATATTGCGCTTCTCTCTCGAAGATATGCATGGCAAGTCCATCTGGGAAGAGCAGTATCCTACTGCCACTCTGCCAAACCTGCGAGCCAAGTTCGGTCATACAGGTTATCAGAGGGAGATGCTAGGTCAGCCGGTAATCGAAGGTAACATCTTCAAGAACCACTGGTTTACCAAGTATAGAACCTTGCCTGAACCATCACAAATGAAGCGGGTCTGGCTCTATGCCGATCCTGCATGGGGAGAGAAAGGATGTTTCAAAGCTGTCATCTCCATTGGCTATGATGGCAATCGTTTCTACGTGCTTCATGTCTGGATTCGTCAGATCGAGAATACCAAGTTCTTCAGATATTATTACGATGCCTATCAGGAGTTGGATCAGATCTACCGGGTCAAAGCCAGAGCAGCCTGTGAGACCACTTACGGACAGGCTCGTATCCTTGCCGACTTCGATAGATGGGCACAGGACAACAATCTTCCACCCATATCCCATCGCATCAAGCGCATAGATAACAAAGACAACAAGAACCTCCGCATTGAGAGAACTGAGACCATCATCGAGACTGCCAAAGTGCTCTTTCCGGAGGGACAGGATACTCCCACCCTGATCTCCCAGTTCCTCACCTATCCTGATGGCTATATCGATGCCTGTGATGCTCTGGCAGGATGTTTGGAACGCTTCTCCGAATACGATATCGGCAGGAACAGAGTCAAGGTTAGGAGATTTAGCTTCTAATGAACTACTACGATAAGCTCATGTTGGAGTACTACCGGGTCCTCAATAATGCTTGGAAAACAGAGATCAAGGATGCTGCCAGGCTAGCCATTCAAATGCTGAGTGAAATGCCAAGATCTGAGAAGCTCAATAAGAACGCCATAGACAAGCTTATGGGCATCATCAATACTCAGTTGGGGGATGACTTCGCAGCATTGGTCAATGAGCCCACCAAAGCGATAATAGACCGCTGTGTGCGGCTTGGACTGAGGGATACCCAAGTGCAAGCACCAACCAAGACCAGTATCGGGCTCTGGGGCATTGAAGATCAGCATCTATCATCCACCATTCAGAAGCAGCAGTTGTTCTGGATAGGGAATCATTTCGAGGCCGATGTCCGGCAGAACTTCGCAGACACCCTCTCCAAAGCCATCGAGCAAGGCTATACCAAAGAAATGCTTGCCGATACACTCAAAGACCAGTTCAATGACCTCGCCAATCGCTCATCCCATTACTGGCAGGGACTGGCAGAGCATACAGCTCTCAGAATCAGAGAATTTGGAAGGCTACAAGGCTACAAAAAAGCCAAAGCCAGATACTACAAGCTTGTAGTGATCCTGGATGACCGCACCAGTGACATCTGCCGGGCTTTGGCTGTTCAAGACAAGGTCTATCCTCTAAACGATGCCATGGAAGTGATGGATAA encodes:
- a CDS encoding phage minor head protein, giving the protein MNYYDKLMLEYYRVLNNAWKTEIKDAARLAIQMLSEMPRSEKLNKNAIDKLMGIINTQLGDDFAALVNEPTKAIIDRCVRLGLRDTQVQAPTKTSIGLWGIEDQHLSSTIQKQQLFWIGNHFEADVRQNFADTLSKAIEQGYTKEMLADTLKDQFNDLANRSSHYWQGLAEHTALRIREFGRLQGYKKAKARYYKLVVILDDRTSDICRALAVQDKVYPLNDAMEVMDNLMALDTKSSSLDDAREYVKALAPWIKDDQIEYDSGMNPVGVSGAHTPFPPFHWKCRTTTEVLL